One part of the Megachile rotundata isolate GNS110a chromosome 16, iyMegRotu1, whole genome shotgun sequence genome encodes these proteins:
- the Ada3 gene encoding transcriptional adaptor 3 has product MSGKGKQSSKKAIVKVRESGKSSTLVQSSTLNSDTSSESTDTTMSLPILKIADNTRLLPRYTSILQRSTEEGVGMEDLDTLQLELEMLLSSVVVRHRMLQEEIANLSSAEERRDKRSKSGKGLSLLDKKVREEKFKPKEVNTKTQSPLPAKLFKQKAVASTNSQVIPNVHEISRIEGSKSESPKLLLPKNDTPNKFWASVDPYCTDITPDDIKLLEELIATHSDVSDYKKIPPLGRHYSLMWAHNDLLQEEDAANPNREKKKNRSDVSLLVAKNDRKAHSIAGPLTQRLVSALLEENVYVANNNTDNKLFRDSDPPVLRDLTIQNSINLELRMHKELVEQGILEPDAQKKCQEDDEILAEIKRCQQELNALSNHNVTQLKRLLNLAQEESKRQALKRKISTADNEVIEHYKKLMLSKQRKIPLTKKEQEKAWACLRERENLLDQLNMLPHNNIGEPISFGTTTN; this is encoded by the coding sequence ATGTCGGGTAAAGGAAAACAAAGCTCCAAGAAAGCTATTGTCAAAGTGCGAGAATCTGGGAAGTCTTCGACACTTGTACAATCTTCAACACTGAATTCAGACACAAGCTCAGAAAGCACAGATACTACAATGTCATtaccaatattaaaaattgctgaCAACACCCGGCTTCTTCCAAGATACACCAGCATTCTACAACGTAGCACAGAAGAAGGTGTAGGTATGGAAGACCTGGACACATTACAACTAGAGTTGGAAATGCTACTTTCGTCTGTAGTTGTTAGACATCGCATGCTTCAAGAAGAGATAGCAAATTTATCTTCTGCGGAAGAACGTAGAGACAAAAGGTCTAAAAGTGGGAAAGGTCTTTCACTTTTGGATAAAAAAGTTAGAGAAGAGAAATTCAAACCAAAAGAAGTCAATACAAAAACTCAGTCACCTCTACCTGCAAAACTCTTTAAGCAGAAAGCTGTTGCTAGTACGAATTCTCAAGTCATTCCAAATGTACATGAAATATCAAGAATTGAAGGTTCCAAATCGGAATCGCCAAAGTTACTCTTACCAAAAAATGATACGCCTAATAAGTTCTGGGCATCCGTCGATCCATATTGTACGGATATTACGCCCGATGACATTAAATTATTAGAAGAATTAATTGCAACTCATAGCGACGTTAGCGACTATAAAAAAATTCCTCCATTAGGTCGTCATTACAGCTTAATGTGGGCACACAATGACTTGTTGCAAGAAGAGGATGCAGCTAATCCAAAtagggaaaagaaaaaaaatcgtTCAGATGTATCCCTTTTAGTGGCAAAAAATGATAGAAAGGCTCATAGTATAGCAGGACCTCTTACACAAAGATTAGTTTCTGCTTTACTGGAAGAAAATGTATATGTAGCAAATAATAACACAGACAATAAGCTGTTCAGGGATAGCGACCCTCCAGTTTTAAGAGATCTTACTATTCAAAACTCTATTAATTTAGAATTAAGAATGCATAAAGAACTTGTAGAACAAGGAATTTTAGAACCAGATGCACAAAAAAAATGCCAGGAAGACGATGAAATTTTAGCAGAAATTAAGAGGTGTCAGCAAGAGCTTAATGCACTTTCCAATCATAATGTTACACAATTGAAAAGATTGCTGAACTTAGCTCAAGAAGAAAGCAAACGACAggcattaaaaagaaaaatcagCACTGCTGACAATGAAGTAATAGAACATTACAAGAAACTTATGTTGTCGAAACAAAGAAAAATACCACTAACAAAGAAGGAACAAGAAAAGGCATGGGCATGTCTTAGAGAACGAGAAAATTTGCTAGACCAGTTAAATATGTTACCACATAATAATATAGGAGAACCTATAAGCTTTGGCACtactacaaattaa